One Pygocentrus nattereri isolate fPygNat1 chromosome 12, fPygNat1.pri, whole genome shotgun sequence DNA window includes the following coding sequences:
- the mrpl39 gene encoding 39S ribosomal protein L39, mitochondrial gives MACGRVGQMVQRRLASGATAERISAAEVRSWQSALFSKERDRQQSLYPRIEKIEVTMQGPGLQGTLLVMNKGLSTPHSCARHLTEWHLSSAALALVDGEPWHLHRPLTRSCSLTLLTFKDNNPQLANQAYWRSCAALLGQVLDNAFKEEYSVELLQIPEVPVTAGAFCCDLVLDPRLDSWIPSEESLRSLTREAHQLIHKDLPWEPLEVTPPVALEIFSHSRCKQKEVEEEASQSPSGTVSLYRCGDHVLLAGGPLVARTGLCSQYEVTALHTVGEGQWGLQRRAQGLSLPFNLTAHHSVWRKLRKRAEKLVEIQSSAPSESVTTPTPPEATPSSS, from the exons ATGGCCTGTGGGAGAGTTGGTCAAATGGTCCAGCGCC GTCTGGCATCCGGTGCGACAGCTGAGCGGATTTCAGCAGCGGAGGTGCGCAGCTGGCAGAGTGCTCTGTTCTCCAAAGAGCGGGACCGTCAACAGTCACTTTATCCACGCATAGAGAAGATAGAGGTGACCATGCAGGGACCTGGGCTGCAGGGAACACTTTTAGTCATGAACAAAGGCTTGTCCACCCCACATAGCTGTGCAAGAC ATCTGACAGAGTGGCACCTCAGTAGTGCGGCTCTTGCTCTGGTAGATGGAGAGCCGTGGCACCTGCATCGTCCGCTCACTCGCTCCTGCTCCCTCACCCTGCTCACCTTTAAAGACAACAACCCTCAGCTTGCTAACCAG gcCTATTGGCGCTCCTGTGCAGCCTTGTTAGGCCAAGTTCTCGACAATGCCTTTAAGGAGGAGTACAGTGTGGAGCTACTGCAGATTCCTGAAGTGCCAG TGACAGCGGGGGCATTCTGTTGTGATTTGGTGCTGGATCCCCGATTGGATTCCTGGATCCCCTCAGAG GAGAGTCTACGCTCTTTAACTCGTGAAGCTCACCAGCTCATTCATAAAGACTTACCCTGGGAGCCTCTGGAGGTGACGCCCCCTGTAGCCCTGGAGATCTTCTCTCACAGCAG atgtaaacagaaagAGGTGGAGGAAGAGGCTTCTCAGAGTCCCAGCGGCACTGTGTCATTATACAG GTGTGGGGATCACGTGCTGCTGGCTGGAGGCCCACTGGTGGCCAGAACAGGCCTGTGCTCACAGTATGAGGTGACGGCACTGCATACAGTGGGAGAAGGACAGTGGGGTTTACAGCGCCGTGCCCAGGGACTGTCACTGCCCTTCAACCTAACG GCTCACCATTCAGTGTGGAGGAAGCTAAGGAAAAGGGCAGAGAAATTA GTTGAGATTCAGTCCTCTGCCCCTAGTGAAAGCGTGACCACACCCACTCCTCCAGAAGCCACACCCTCTTCTTCCTAG